The following nucleotide sequence is from Paenibacillus andongensis.
TTCTTTGTCATCGTTTCCATAATCATATGTGACACCTCTCCCTAGGTTTGATTAATTCGTTTGATTCTCTGTCTACAACTGGCTGCGGTGAATATTAATCAAATCTATCAGAATCGAGAAGCCTGTTTCCTTGCGACCGGCTCCGGCTCCCATCAGTGTGATCGGACCTGCCAGATCACAATAATAAGTAATCGCATTCACAGCGCCTCCGACACCAGCGAGTGGATCGGTCAACGGAATCGCTTCAGGACCTACTTTTGCCAGAAGACGGTCGCCTTCCCGGTAGCATTTGGCGATTAGCTTCCATCGTTTCCCTTCTGATTTTGCCTTTTGAATATCCGCTTGCGTCAGCTTGCTGATCCCTTCGCAGACGACATCCTCCCTCTTGAGCGGCATATTCATGACAATATTGCTCAAAATAGTGATTTTATACTGGGCATCATAGCCCTCGACATCACTTGTCGGATCCGCTTCGGCATAACCGAGCGCCTGAGCCTCCGCCAAAGCCTCCTCATAGCTCATACCCGCTTCCATTTGGGTGAGCATATAGTTCGTCGTCCCGTTCAATATCCCCTTAATCTCATCAATGCGATTGCCCGCCAATGAAGTAATCGGCATTCTTAGCGCCGGTGTTCCGCTCATGACGGTTCCTTCGTAGCCCCAACGAACGCCATTTTTGCGCGCCAGTTCAGACAGCTCCTGATAGGCCAATGCAACGGGGCCTTTATTGCTCATTACGACATGCTTCTTACATTCAAATGCAGCACGGCAATGATCAATAGCTGGCTGGCCTGTGCGCACATCTGTGAACGTAAGCTCAACAATCGTATCCGCATTCGTTTCTTGTATCGTCTTAAAGCTATCCCAGCCCCTGATTAGACCTGGCTCATCGGGATAAGTATCCAGTTTCCCCGTTTCTTTGACAGCCCGAAGAGCTTCCGCTGCATTCAAGCCGTCAGGATTGTAGATAGAGCCCTTCATCATATCCGAAATCGCCACAATTTTGGCTTGAAAACCTGTATCCCCGGCCAAAATTTTACTCTTCTCTTCCAAAATTTCCGTCAGACC
It contains:
- a CDS encoding homoserine dehydrogenase, which gives rise to MELKIALLGFGVVGQGLTEILEEKSKILAGDTGFQAKIVAISDMMKGSIYNPDGLNAAEALRAVKETGKLDTYPDEPGLIRGWDSFKTIQETNADTIVELTFTDVRTGQPAIDHCRAAFECKKHVVMSNKGPVALAYQELSELARKNGVRWGYEGTVMSGTPALRMPITSLAGNRIDEIKGILNGTTNYMLTQMEAGMSYEEALAEAQALGYAEADPTSDVEGYDAQYKITILSNIVMNMPLKREDVVCEGISKLTQADIQKAKSEGKRWKLIAKCYREGDRLLAKVGPEAIPLTDPLAGVGGAVNAITYYCDLAGPITLMGAGAGRKETGFSILIDLINIHRSQL